Proteins encoded in a region of the candidate division TA06 bacterium genome:
- a CDS encoding PorV/PorQ family protein: protein MRRTFVITLVLLCLPISVLGQSKVGTAGMVFLDIAPSARVAGMGGAFVAIANDASALYYNPAGVAWLNSKQFVATHTNYPADIKHDYLAYVHPISPLMGVIGVSATVLWMDAMKETVPTKGGAEGNWTGRYFTYTDYAGQITYSKRLTEKFSTGINLKVIRSFAEREELMTIAGDVGTLYDTQYKSLKIGMCISNFGPDMEYIRESFPLPMNFKVGISAVPYDELPHRLVVDFEGSHPNHNEEQAIVGGEYSFSDMLFLRAGYKFNYDAETWSAGVGFKFKVGSIGLGFDYGYSDFGFVTQMHRASLGMSF from the coding sequence ATGAGGAGAACATTCGTTATCACATTGGTCTTGTTATGTCTTCCCATTTCGGTGCTGGGTCAGTCGAAAGTGGGAACAGCAGGCATGGTGTTTCTGGACATAGCACCCAGTGCGCGAGTGGCGGGTATGGGAGGTGCTTTTGTCGCCATCGCTAACGATGCCTCTGCCCTGTACTACAACCCTGCCGGGGTGGCATGGCTGAACAGCAAGCAGTTTGTGGCCACACATACCAACTATCCAGCGGACATAAAACATGACTACCTCGCATATGTGCATCCTATCTCTCCACTGATGGGCGTGATAGGCGTGAGCGCGACTGTTCTGTGGATGGACGCAATGAAGGAGACGGTTCCGACTAAGGGAGGAGCCGAGGGAAACTGGACGGGTAGATACTTCACCTATACGGACTACGCGGGTCAGATCACCTACAGCAAGAGACTGACTGAGAAGTTCTCAACCGGCATCAATCTAAAAGTCATAAGAAGCTTTGCTGAGCGGGAAGAGCTGATGACGATCGCTGGAGATGTTGGCACCTTATACGATACACAGTATAAGAGCCTGAAAATAGGGATGTGCATCTCAAACTTCGGCCCTGACATGGAATACATAAGGGAAAGTTTTCCTCTGCCCATGAACTTCAAGGTTGGCATTTCTGCGGTGCCCTATGATGAGCTTCCTCACAGGCTTGTTGTGGATTTTGAGGGAAGCCACCCGAATCACAATGAAGAGCAGGCCATCGTCGGCGGTGAATATTCGTTCAGTGACATGCTCTTCTTGAGAGCTGGCTACAAGTTCAACTATGATGCCGAAACCTGGTCAGCAGGAGTGGGCTTCAAGTTCAAGGTTGGTTCCATAGGTCTGGGTTTTGATTATGGCTACAGTGATTTCGGATTCGTTACCCAGATGCATAGAGCCTCGCTGGGGATGAGCTTCTAA
- a CDS encoding T9SS type A sorting domain-containing protein — MLKKCVLFLVVVGLAACVFASGKMTVTMDRKVFARLRGDEPIRAPVYAGGITLVSPGQRIGDTYYDAQHNSSLNRMIQLDVDQAAQAVWTKAWDSGHVIRHVQYNNSDWWPSAGSDTSGIQIDPGQSIRSGYITFDVLSDGRGVAFYHVRMPPGAPSMYFVAACAVDIIPRLGSFQQVLIDTITMPPLEATTVIWPHGAVDAQDNIHVVSSQIAPNPGDSHIVYYSRSTDDGTNWDSWTSFDTLYDLSYDVTTSWQSGKVCIAYTYNVGWATGQINNDVYYVESTDYGATWDWTAKNNITNFIPADTTRAYCDVNGVYDNDDSLHLVYPLRYVVGDTSFYYASYIEHWSKATGRTVVCFDTLIGWHSTYTAGAWRMHSDHASIGIDTTTGYLYCIFAGNPWGDTSAMGYPNYDIFGSYSTDGGATWSKAVNMSNTSSKDCSAGNCDSEDYATLAEMVNDTLHICFVEDKDAGGAVGTAPEGSVTLNPIRYWAAPAEMLLVGVEEDGPKSVRPDRFSLAQNVPNPFAKRTVIRYELSGAAHVRVLVYDATGRLVEVLVDGNKNAGVHEAAWDAGRLSSGIYFYKIVTPGYTSTKKMVLLR, encoded by the coding sequence ATGTTGAAGAAGTGTGTTTTGTTCCTGGTTGTTGTGGGATTGGCCGCGTGCGTGTTCGCTTCGGGGAAGATGACTGTTACCATGGACAGGAAGGTTTTCGCAAGGCTCAGAGGTGATGAGCCGATCCGTGCTCCGGTGTATGCAGGCGGGATAACACTCGTTTCGCCAGGTCAGAGAATTGGTGACACATACTATGATGCTCAACACAATTCCTCACTCAATAGAATGATTCAGTTAGACGTTGACCAGGCCGCTCAGGCAGTATGGACAAAGGCCTGGGATAGTGGCCACGTGATAAGGCATGTCCAGTACAACAATTCAGACTGGTGGCCTTCAGCAGGGTCGGACACCTCCGGTATACAGATTGACCCGGGGCAATCAATAAGGTCGGGCTATATCACTTTTGACGTTCTTTCAGACGGAAGGGGAGTAGCCTTCTATCATGTTAGGATGCCGCCTGGCGCCCCGAGCATGTACTTTGTCGCAGCCTGTGCCGTTGACATTATTCCCAGGCTTGGCTCTTTTCAGCAGGTTCTGATAGACACGATTACGATGCCCCCGCTTGAAGCAACGACGGTGATCTGGCCCCATGGAGCGGTGGACGCCCAGGACAACATTCATGTTGTTTCGAGCCAGATTGCACCTAATCCGGGGGATTCCCATATTGTGTATTACTCAAGGTCTACCGATGACGGCACGAACTGGGACAGTTGGACCTCTTTTGATACTCTATACGACCTGAGTTACGATGTGACCACGTCCTGGCAGTCAGGCAAGGTCTGCATTGCATATACCTACAACGTTGGCTGGGCGACCGGACAGATAAACAATGACGTCTACTACGTAGAATCCACCGACTACGGCGCGACTTGGGACTGGACCGCAAAAAACAATATTACCAACTTCATTCCGGCTGATACTACGAGGGCATACTGTGATGTGAACGGTGTTTATGACAACGACGACAGCCTCCACCTCGTTTATCCGCTTCGGTACGTTGTTGGCGACACCTCTTTCTATTACGCGTCTTACATAGAACATTGGTCAAAAGCTACTGGTAGAACCGTTGTGTGCTTCGACACACTAATAGGGTGGCACTCGACCTATACAGCTGGTGCCTGGAGGATGCACTCAGACCATGCCTCAATTGGCATAGATACAACCACAGGTTACCTGTATTGCATCTTCGCAGGAAATCCGTGGGGCGATACCTCTGCCATGGGCTATCCGAACTACGACATATTCGGATCATATTCAACTGATGGAGGAGCCACATGGTCTAAGGCTGTGAACATGTCCAATACTTCGTCCAAAGACTGCAGTGCAGGCAACTGCGATTCTGAAGACTACGCAACCCTGGCCGAGATGGTAAACGACACCCTACACATTTGTTTTGTAGAGGACAAAGATGCTGGTGGTGCAGTGGGCACAGCACCGGAGGGTTCAGTGACTCTGAATCCCATAAGATACTGGGCGGCGCCGGCAGAGATGCTCCTGGTAGGGGTGGAGGAAGACGGCCCGAAGTCGGTGAGGCCGGATCGGTTCTCGCTGGCTCAGAATGTACCAAATCCTTTTGCCAAGCGGACGGTAATACGATACGAACTATCTGGAGCTGCTCACGTGAGAGTTCTGGTTTACGATGCGACCGGCAGGCTCGTGGAGGTCCTTGTTGACGGGAACAAGAATGCGGGTGTTCACGAGGCAGCTTGGGATGCGGGCAGATTGAGTTCTGGAATCTACTTCTATAAGATTGTTACGCCCGGTTATACTTCGACCAAGAAAATGGTGCTGCTGAGATAA